The following coding sequences lie in one Acidobacteriota bacterium genomic window:
- a CDS encoding DUF4231 domain-containing protein produces MSSENAQLGYVEEQVNREIDLYTKRKRFNRKAAFLFTVVPATLAALATVFIGASEILDSRWLPILAMVATGAASILSTWEALFANKKLWRVNNRALTDLYELKSDMEYRMKAQDSPLELREADEYFERLKRVRAKGERGYQRAMGEEV; encoded by the coding sequence TTGAGCTCTGAAAACGCGCAGTTGGGATATGTCGAGGAGCAAGTCAATCGAGAGATTGACCTCTACACGAAGAGAAAGCGGTTCAATCGCAAGGCAGCCTTTCTATTTACGGTCGTACCAGCAACACTTGCTGCGCTAGCCACCGTCTTTATCGGTGCGTCAGAGATCCTCGATTCCCGGTGGCTGCCTATTCTTGCGATGGTAGCAACTGGTGCTGCCTCGATTCTAAGCACCTGGGAGGCCCTGTTCGCGAACAAGAAGCTTTGGCGAGTCAATAATCGCGCTTTGACGGATCTCTACGAGCTCAAGTCGGACATGGAGTATCGGATGAAGGCCCAAGACTCTCCACTTGAGCTGAGAGAAGCTGATGAGTACTTTGAGCGGCTCAAGCGAGTCCGAGCAAAGGGCGAGAGAGGCTATCAGCGTGCGATGGGTGAAGAGGTTTGA